In Microvenator marinus, one genomic interval encodes:
- a CDS encoding phage holin family protein, producing the protein MVSILVTWLISAVAVWITASILPGFKVKGFGSALGVAAIFGILNAFLGWILFHLFSIGTLGLGYLFAFLTVWVVNAILLKITDAMTDSLKIEGWLMTFVGAASISFFTSVGRWVLDAI; encoded by the coding sequence ATGGTTTCAATCTTGGTAACATGGCTCATCAGCGCAGTAGCAGTGTGGATCACAGCTTCCATCCTTCCCGGTTTTAAGGTGAAAGGCTTTGGCTCGGCGCTAGGGGTCGCTGCCATCTTCGGCATCCTCAATGCGTTCCTCGGATGGATTCTTTTCCATCTCTTCTCGATCGGGACGCTCGGTCTTGGCTACCTCTTTGCGTTCCTGACGGTTTGGGTCGTCAATGCCATCTTGTTGAAGATCACAGATGCGATGACCGACTCGCTCAAAATCGAGGGCTGGCTCATGACCTTTGTTGGCGCGGCGAGCATCTCGTTCTTCACCTCAGTCGGCCGCTGGGTTTTGGACGCTATCTGA
- a CDS encoding OmpA family protein, with protein sequence MNLKNFFLVCVAALLPGVAMAQEASTDFQLEQFEPQAAQGINMLNLARSQPLAHLTPSAGLFLHFAKDPLVLRELGSDETESVVGNQLKAEILLGLGLFDIVDIGLAVPLVMFQDGGDLGQFGRTGASIDSFALSDIRLTPKIRLIDPEWAAGFGAALLVPVYIPVGDTDSFNSDGAIRAEPRLALDWAHDSGLAVVANAGFQLRPKREARNFVSGNVVKWGAGLQIPVGWEPMKVVSSVFGTIPMEDAQQLGSVSLDELERGNPIEAVGGLQFQLPADLIAQVGAGTGLNAAVGSPALRLFASLSYTPFGEKDVDTDGDGLLDSVDQCPTEPEDIDQFEDEDGCPDPDNDGDNILDVDDSCPNEAGIPELQGCPPVDTDGDGFQDHVDKCPNEPGIEELEGCPAVDTDGDGIFDHKDKCPNEPGIEELEGCPAVDADGDGIPDHKDKCPDEPGLPELEGCPKDGPKVVVTETEIRISETIYFDTGKATIQARSFNLLDTVAFVLKRHSKITGVRIEGHTDDVGKDASNLELSKARAKSVRDYLVSKGIEEARLSSEGFGESQPKADIKGLRGKDLREARSLNRRVEFRITEIDGKNVEASDSVIIKEETTVEE encoded by the coding sequence ATGAATCTGAAGAATTTTTTCTTGGTATGTGTGGCTGCGCTTTTACCTGGCGTGGCAATGGCGCAAGAGGCGTCAACTGACTTTCAACTCGAGCAGTTTGAGCCTCAAGCGGCTCAGGGCATTAACATGCTCAACCTTGCTCGCTCACAGCCTCTGGCTCACCTGACCCCATCCGCAGGTCTCTTTTTGCACTTTGCAAAGGACCCGCTGGTGCTTCGTGAGCTCGGCTCCGATGAGACCGAATCCGTTGTTGGCAATCAACTCAAGGCGGAAATCCTCCTCGGACTCGGTTTGTTTGATATCGTCGATATCGGACTTGCCGTGCCATTGGTCATGTTCCAAGACGGTGGAGACCTCGGGCAGTTTGGTCGTACCGGCGCAAGCATTGACTCCTTCGCACTCTCTGACATTCGATTGACACCGAAAATTCGACTTATTGACCCAGAATGGGCCGCAGGTTTTGGAGCCGCGTTGTTGGTACCGGTCTACATTCCTGTAGGCGACACGGACAGCTTCAACTCCGATGGCGCAATTCGCGCAGAACCTCGACTCGCCCTCGATTGGGCACACGACTCCGGACTCGCCGTAGTTGCCAACGCAGGATTCCAGCTTCGACCTAAGCGCGAAGCCCGAAACTTTGTGAGCGGAAACGTCGTGAAGTGGGGAGCAGGTCTTCAGATTCCCGTCGGCTGGGAGCCGATGAAGGTTGTTTCGTCGGTGTTCGGCACGATTCCTATGGAAGATGCACAGCAACTTGGAAGTGTGAGCCTCGACGAGCTCGAGCGCGGAAACCCAATTGAAGCAGTGGGTGGATTGCAGTTCCAATTGCCTGCAGACCTCATCGCACAAGTGGGTGCGGGTACAGGTCTAAACGCAGCTGTCGGTTCACCTGCACTTCGTCTGTTTGCATCGCTCTCCTACACACCATTTGGCGAGAAAGACGTCGACACCGATGGCGACGGACTTCTTGATAGCGTGGACCAATGTCCAACCGAGCCTGAAGATATCGACCAATTCGAAGACGAAGATGGTTGCCCAGATCCTGATAATGACGGCGACAACATCCTCGACGTTGATGACTCATGTCCAAATGAAGCCGGTATTCCTGAGCTTCAGGGATGTCCTCCAGTCGACACGGACGGAGACGGATTCCAAGACCACGTCGACAAGTGTCCAAATGAGCCAGGTATTGAAGAGCTCGAGGGTTGCCCAGCTGTGGATACCGATGGCGACGGAATCTTTGATCACAAGGACAAGTGTCCGAACGAGCCAGGAATCGAAGAGCTTGAGGGCTGCCCAGCTGTGGACGCCGATGGCGACGGAATCCCGGACCACAAAGACAAGTGTCCAGACGAGCCAGGATTGCCTGAGCTTGAGGGTTGTCCAAAAGACGGTCCTAAAGTGGTTGTGACCGAGACCGAAATCCGCATCTCGGAGACCATCTACTTCGACACCGGCAAGGCAACCATCCAGGCACGTTCGTTCAACCTTCTCGACACCGTCGCCTTCGTGCTCAAGCGCCACAGCAAAATCACTGGTGTGAGAATCGAGGGACACACTGATGATGTTGGCAAGGACGCATCGAACCTCGAGCTCTCCAAAGCTCGCGCCAAGTCGGTCCGCGACTACCTCGTAAGCAAAGGAATCGAGGAAGCACGTCTCTCAAGCGAAGGATTCGGCGAGTCACAGCCTAAGGCTGATATCAAGGGCCTTCGCGGTAAGGACCTTCGTGAAGCACGTTCGCTCAACCGACGTGTTGAGTTCCGAATCACCGAAATTGACGGAAAGAACGTCGAGGCATCGGACTCGGTCATCATCAAAGAAGAGACCACCGTTGAGGAGTAA
- a CDS encoding TetR family transcriptional regulator, which translates to MSDDANELSLREQKKAEIRANVLDIAQRLFHEQGYDATTLEEICSEAMISKRTFFRYFQDKESLVFPNREERLEMFVAFLEANQNTENPFDTLRDATRFFASDYHEKADKLVQQQKLIMSSPTLVAREREIDRDWEREIANAFAKRSNDPQAPLWSAVTAGAVMGVVRATVNYWCANEGRDDLGELGLIAIECLERGFPERVL; encoded by the coding sequence ATGTCCGATGACGCAAACGAACTTTCGCTACGCGAGCAAAAAAAGGCGGAAATTCGGGCAAATGTGCTTGATATCGCGCAACGTCTTTTTCATGAGCAGGGCTACGACGCCACGACTCTGGAGGAGATTTGCTCGGAAGCGATGATCTCCAAAAGAACCTTCTTTCGATACTTTCAAGACAAGGAGTCGCTGGTTTTTCCAAACCGAGAAGAGAGGCTCGAGATGTTCGTGGCTTTCCTTGAGGCCAATCAAAACACCGAGAACCCATTTGATACGCTGCGCGACGCGACCCGATTTTTTGCGTCGGACTACCACGAAAAGGCAGACAAGCTCGTCCAGCAGCAAAAGCTCATCATGTCGTCGCCGACTCTTGTGGCACGGGAGCGAGAGATCGACCGTGATTGGGAGCGCGAAATTGCGAATGCCTTTGCAAAACGCTCAAATGACCCGCAGGCCCCTCTCTGGAGTGCCGTGACCGCTGGCGCGGTGATGGGCGTTGTGCGCGCGACCGTCAACTATTGGTGCGCAAATGAAGGGCGCGACGACCTCGGAGAGCTTGGTTTGATCGCGATTGAGTGCCTCGAGCGAGGATTCCCGGAGCGCGTCCTCTGA
- a CDS encoding PfaD family polyunsaturated fatty acid/polyketide biosynthesis protein, translating to MQLHSEFSSPQAAPGGFSFSGKCWTPSNVAVDFSQAGLEKIVSAVREAIFVIRAPSGAVGAVSGTVSLTPVAQANQWDLVGYLPPLYPEWLGDRSFCEVHGTRFPYVTGAMANGIATTAIVKEMARIGALGFFGSAGLSLGRVEEALKDLNATIGERAAWGMNFIHSPQEPKLEEAIADLYIRNGVKRVEAAAFMSLTPSIVRCALAGIRRNPDGSIHRERFVFAKISRPEVAKPFLMPAPRNIVDGLVARGLLTAEEAELSKFVPVAEDIIVESDSGGHTDNRPLGVLFPIIASLRDQIAAEQGYARPIRVGAAGGLGCPNAVAAAFSLGAAFVVTGTVNQACVESGLDASGKEMLAKADMADVIMAPAADMFEMGVEVQVLRRGTMFATRARKLYDLYRTYPSMDAIPAEERTRVESQMLKATFDEAWASTRDYWQSRDPEEVQRAEADPKHKMALVFRAYLGQSSRWAIAGQPDRAADFQIWCGPAMGAFNRWVEGSFMEAPENRKVAQVALNLLEGAAVITRAQALRVVGAPVPAKAFEFRPRPLA from the coding sequence ATGCAACTCCACAGTGAATTTTCCTCGCCCCAGGCTGCTCCTGGCGGTTTTTCATTCTCCGGAAAATGTTGGACTCCTTCGAACGTCGCGGTTGATTTTTCGCAGGCAGGCCTCGAAAAAATCGTCTCCGCGGTCCGCGAAGCGATCTTTGTGATCCGCGCACCGAGTGGTGCCGTAGGCGCCGTTAGCGGGACCGTTTCCTTGACCCCGGTCGCGCAGGCCAATCAATGGGATTTGGTCGGCTATTTGCCGCCACTTTATCCTGAATGGTTGGGTGATCGATCGTTTTGCGAGGTTCATGGCACGCGTTTTCCTTACGTGACTGGGGCAATGGCGAATGGCATCGCAACCACGGCTATCGTGAAGGAAATGGCTCGGATCGGGGCGCTTGGGTTCTTCGGTTCGGCAGGCCTTTCGTTGGGGCGCGTCGAAGAAGCGCTCAAAGATTTGAATGCTACGATCGGCGAAAGAGCGGCTTGGGGTATGAATTTCATTCACTCGCCGCAGGAGCCGAAACTTGAAGAGGCCATCGCTGATCTCTACATCCGAAATGGTGTGAAGCGCGTGGAGGCTGCGGCATTCATGAGTTTGACGCCTTCTATTGTGCGTTGTGCCTTGGCAGGGATTCGGCGAAATCCAGACGGTAGCATCCACCGAGAGCGTTTTGTGTTCGCGAAGATTTCGCGACCAGAAGTCGCAAAACCATTCTTGATGCCAGCCCCACGCAATATTGTGGATGGCCTGGTGGCGCGCGGGCTCTTGACCGCTGAGGAAGCCGAGCTCTCAAAATTTGTGCCGGTGGCCGAAGATATCATTGTGGAATCGGATTCCGGTGGGCACACGGATAATCGCCCGCTTGGTGTTCTCTTTCCGATCATTGCGAGCTTGCGTGACCAGATCGCCGCTGAGCAAGGTTATGCAAGGCCCATTCGCGTGGGTGCTGCAGGTGGCCTCGGCTGCCCGAATGCGGTTGCCGCCGCGTTTTCGCTCGGCGCCGCGTTTGTGGTGACGGGTACCGTCAATCAGGCATGTGTGGAGTCGGGGCTAGACGCATCGGGCAAGGAGATGTTGGCCAAGGCCGATATGGCCGACGTCATCATGGCGCCGGCGGCCGATATGTTTGAGATGGGCGTTGAGGTTCAGGTCTTGCGCCGTGGAACCATGTTCGCGACCCGCGCAAGGAAGCTCTACGATCTCTACCGTACATACCCATCCATGGACGCGATTCCTGCAGAGGAGCGCACTCGGGTGGAGTCGCAGATGCTCAAGGCCACATTTGATGAGGCATGGGCTAGCACACGAGATTATTGGCAGTCTCGAGACCCGGAAGAGGTCCAGCGAGCCGAAGCCGACCCGAAGCATAAAATGGCATTGGTCTTTCGCGCCTACCTTGGACAGTCGAGCCGCTGGGCTATCGCTGGCCAACCCGATCGAGCTGCTGATTTCCAGATTTGGTGCGGTCCTGCAATGGGTGCCTTCAATCGTTGGGTTGAGGGTTCGTTTATGGAGGCGCCGGAAAATCGAAAAGTGGCCCAGGTCGCATTGAATCTACTCGAGGGGGCTGCCGTGATTACCCGCGCGCAGGCTCTTAGAGTGGTGGGTGCGCCCGTTCCTGCAAAAGCATTTGAGTTTCGACCACGTCCTCTGGCGTAA
- a CDS encoding sulfatase family protein: MRAFFLLALIFVSLGCEEPRGVPDNALPPKAPASNNAAAEAPVDSPPPAPSIPEIFELSLDEDLVFNFNANASRFHMYSDGLLVHFAEPGFWKYTQEYSRPFGEAVEFEDERGRVLERRAAKLNVPLRNLKSAIIKVKAHGVSSGQRLQINVNGKMVGVQDLERRWQTLEFEVAEGLLKDGENEVLISLRNAGRVGGKRTYGLISSMEFVGEQPPTTSKSLWIELPEKSVFEADSEKTFEIQVRTADSLKTAETIVHEGKVRADLSEWGGEVVELQFPKGASFENARIAMHAVESAPKWEPIENAILLVIDAQRSDRLELYADTRVKTPNMTREGKHAFVFRNNQAASPSSPPSHASIQTGMIPRVHGVTGDKGQLKSDTPLLSSQLEDFGVFSAYVGNNSFGMGRLRKAGKWSKFVQPVSEGKGIDCTAVNEETLKVIDEARATSKRFFVSMLPFEPHAPYRFHEGITEKYHEGGWGPPVGKFADGYLLVDIMAGRKKMSEENWSQLLALYDGEVEYMDVCFGALVDALKERGIWEKTAIVVTSDHGEGMNERGRVGHAYGHYHELADVPFTVYAPALLADGPVRLESPTSVLDIAPTILELMGAPVSKKVQGESMLGAMKKRASFPRVVSSEYGRSYGLRARHWRMIVNYDGSEELYDLIKDPTEKNNLVETDAIGLRYLRDSAGFFLEFRSDWTTSNWANASDSVQNPAAD; the protein is encoded by the coding sequence ATGCGCGCGTTCTTCTTACTCGCTTTGATTTTCGTCTCCTTAGGCTGTGAGGAGCCGCGTGGAGTGCCTGATAACGCTTTGCCTCCCAAGGCTCCAGCTTCTAACAACGCCGCAGCAGAAGCCCCCGTGGATTCGCCTCCGCCCGCTCCGTCTATTCCAGAGATTTTTGAACTGAGCCTTGATGAAGATCTGGTCTTCAACTTCAACGCGAATGCGTCACGTTTTCACATGTATAGCGATGGACTTCTCGTACATTTTGCTGAGCCTGGCTTCTGGAAATACACGCAAGAGTACAGTCGGCCTTTCGGCGAGGCGGTAGAGTTTGAAGACGAGCGGGGACGCGTATTGGAGAGGCGTGCAGCCAAGCTCAACGTTCCATTGAGGAATCTGAAGTCCGCAATTATCAAAGTTAAAGCACACGGCGTGAGCTCAGGACAACGGCTCCAAATCAACGTGAACGGGAAGATGGTGGGTGTACAAGACCTTGAGCGGCGGTGGCAAACCTTAGAGTTTGAGGTAGCGGAAGGCCTTCTTAAGGACGGGGAGAACGAAGTTCTTATCAGTCTTCGCAACGCTGGAAGAGTTGGTGGGAAGCGGACCTACGGTCTAATTTCTTCGATGGAGTTCGTAGGGGAACAGCCACCTACAACCTCAAAATCTCTATGGATTGAACTCCCAGAAAAGAGTGTTTTTGAGGCTGATTCCGAAAAGACATTTGAGATTCAAGTTCGGACTGCTGACTCTTTGAAGACCGCAGAAACCATCGTTCACGAAGGGAAGGTGCGCGCAGACCTCAGCGAGTGGGGTGGCGAGGTTGTGGAGCTTCAGTTTCCCAAGGGGGCTTCGTTCGAGAACGCTAGAATCGCGATGCACGCAGTGGAGAGCGCGCCAAAATGGGAGCCGATTGAGAACGCGATACTTCTTGTTATTGACGCTCAACGCTCGGATCGACTCGAACTCTATGCCGACACACGCGTCAAGACCCCAAATATGACGCGAGAGGGCAAACACGCCTTTGTATTCAGAAACAACCAGGCTGCGTCACCGTCGTCACCGCCGAGTCACGCGAGCATTCAAACCGGCATGATTCCGAGAGTCCATGGCGTCACTGGGGATAAGGGGCAGCTCAAGTCAGACACTCCCCTTCTCAGCTCGCAGCTCGAAGATTTTGGAGTGTTTAGCGCATACGTGGGCAATAACTCGTTTGGGATGGGAAGGCTCAGAAAGGCAGGGAAATGGTCGAAATTTGTGCAGCCGGTAAGCGAGGGCAAAGGCATCGACTGCACCGCAGTAAATGAAGAAACGTTGAAAGTCATTGACGAAGCTCGGGCCACATCCAAGCGGTTCTTCGTCTCGATGCTACCCTTTGAACCGCACGCTCCTTATCGGTTTCACGAAGGCATCACCGAGAAGTACCACGAAGGTGGCTGGGGGCCGCCGGTCGGAAAATTCGCTGACGGTTACCTTCTTGTGGACATCATGGCCGGGCGTAAAAAGATGTCTGAAGAAAATTGGTCGCAGTTGCTCGCACTCTACGACGGCGAAGTCGAATACATGGATGTCTGTTTTGGCGCGCTGGTCGACGCACTCAAAGAGCGTGGAATCTGGGAAAAAACCGCAATTGTGGTCACATCAGACCACGGTGAGGGCATGAACGAACGTGGGCGTGTGGGCCACGCGTATGGCCACTATCACGAATTGGCTGACGTTCCTTTTACCGTCTACGCCCCTGCCCTCTTGGCAGATGGTCCTGTCCGCCTCGAGAGCCCAACGAGCGTACTCGATATTGCTCCTACGATTCTGGAACTCATGGGAGCCCCAGTGTCCAAAAAGGTTCAGGGTGAGAGCATGCTGGGGGCTATGAAAAAACGAGCGAGCTTCCCAAGAGTCGTCTCATCGGAATATGGACGAAGCTACGGTCTAAGGGCGCGCCACTGGCGAATGATCGTGAACTATGACGGTAGCGAAGAGCTCTACGACCTTATCAAGGACCCCACCGAGAAGAACAACTTGGTCGAAACCGACGCAATCGGTCTTAGGTACCTTCGAGACAGCGCCGGCTTCTTCTTAGAGTTTCGCTCAGATTGGACCACGTCCAATTGGGCTAACGCCTCAGATAGCGTCCAAAACCCAGCGGCCGACTGA